A single region of the Flavobacteriales bacterium genome encodes:
- a CDS encoding acyl transferase, which produces MSLPFSTTDIFELKKHKFNEICLEMFHWQAKNNDIYHEFLTLLKIDSSSIFDLNHIPFMPIEFFKNHRVKTGNWRHSTIFESSSTTDSTPSTHFVGDIEWYETSFMNHFEMNYGSPHKWSILALLPNYLERENSSLVYMIDHLLKQSQYSNSGFYLYNHTHLKSAIEENERKNIPTLLWGVSFALLDFSELISKKYKCLTIMETGGMKGRRKEITRTELHQQLTSAFGNVPIHSEYGMTELFSQAYSKKDGKFVCPPWMKIMVRRFDNALENARLGSSGLINVIDLANIQTCSFIATQDVGRLFKDGTFEVLGRFDHSEQRGCNLMVV; this is translated from the coding sequence ATGAGTTTGCCTTTTAGCACTACGGATATTTTTGAATTAAAAAAACACAAGTTTAACGAAATCTGTTTAGAAATGTTTCATTGGCAGGCAAAAAACAATGACATCTACCACGAATTTCTTACACTTTTAAAAATTGATTCTTCAAGCATTTTTGATTTGAATCATATTCCGTTTATGCCCATTGAGTTTTTTAAAAACCATAGGGTAAAGACCGGAAACTGGAGACATTCTACCATTTTTGAAAGCAGCAGCACAACAGATAGCACGCCAAGCACTCATTTTGTGGGCGACATTGAGTGGTATGAAACTTCTTTTATGAACCATTTTGAAATGAATTATGGCTCGCCCCACAAATGGTCTATTTTGGCTTTATTGCCCAATTATTTAGAACGAGAAAACTCATCGCTCGTGTATATGATTGACCATCTTCTAAAGCAAAGCCAATACTCAAACAGTGGATTTTATTTGTATAATCATACCCATTTAAAAAGTGCTATTGAGGAGAATGAGCGAAAAAACATACCCACACTTTTGTGGGGCGTTAGCTTTGCTTTGCTTGATTTTTCTGAACTGATTTCGAAGAAATATAAGTGTCTGACCATTATGGAAACCGGAGGCATGAAAGGTCGAAGAAAAGAAATAACACGTACCGAACTTCATCAGCAGCTCACATCAGCATTTGGGAATGTTCCGATACATTCAGAATATGGAATGACGGAGCTTTTTTCGCAGGCATATAGCAAAAAAGATGGTAAGTTTGTATGCCCTCCGTGGATGAAAATAATGGTTAGACGATTTGACAATGCTCTTGAAAATGCCCGACTTGGCTCGTCTGGACTAATAAATGTGATAGATTTGGCCAATATTCAAACCTGTAGCTTTATTGCAACGCAAGATGTAGGAAGATTGTTTAAAGATGGTACATTTGAAGTGTTGGGCAGGTTTGACCATAGTGAACAAAGAGGTTGCAACCTAATGGTAGTTTAA
- a CDS encoding redoxin domain-containing protein, with the protein MKNSLVFVLMLFIGACSSNKNEMKTLSGQTFNPKQNKANVVMTIAPDCPLSQQYCKNFSALANKFERDGIVFWGVVPGNYYSQVELNHFVDSFQFNFPLVLDPEFEFLKAIRAKVTPEFFLLDDNLKILYRGKMDDWAIAFAQKKVQPHYFYLENALQDFVNHQPIQTPETEAVGCVIEY; encoded by the coding sequence ATGAAAAATAGCTTGGTTTTTGTTTTGATGCTTTTTATTGGGGCTTGCAGCTCCAATAAAAATGAGATGAAAACATTGAGCGGGCAAACCTTTAATCCAAAACAAAACAAAGCAAATGTGGTAATGACCATTGCTCCTGATTGCCCCTTGAGCCAGCAATACTGCAAAAATTTTAGTGCCTTAGCCAACAAATTTGAGAGAGACGGCATTGTTTTTTGGGGCGTTGTTCCCGGAAATTATTATAGCCAAGTGGAGCTAAATCATTTTGTTGATTCGTTTCAATTCAATTTTCCGTTGGTTTTAGATCCGGAATTTGAATTTCTAAAAGCCATTCGAGCCAAAGTAACACCCGAGTTCTTCTTATTAGATGATAACCTTAAAATTCTTTATCGAGGTAAAATGGACGATTGGGCGATTGCATTTGCCCAAAAAAAGGTACAGCCACACTATTTTTATCTCGAAAATGCACTACAAGATTTTGTAAACCATCAACCTATTCAAACTCCCGAAACAGAGGCGGTGGGGTGTGTTATTGAGTATTGA